The following are encoded together in the uncultured Sphaerochaeta sp. genome:
- a CDS encoding glycogen/starch synthase, protein MNICMVSSESVPFSKSGGLADVVGALSGALAMVGEEVRVVLPLYGSVDRTSFTELPFQGEVSLLGSTEKVTFCETHLGKVTYYFVEHPYYTDRKGIYGDTSFTPYHDNLKRFTILNKAALLLCKLLEWKVDIMHCHDWTCGFLPYLLSLHDDPFFQKTKSVMTIHNLAYQGEFSRLELLSTDITPDERMFSGQKPTKRTNMLKTGLEFADRITTVSPTYAKEIQSKEYGCFLDELLTERSDVLDGIINGIDPDEWNPETDPFIEHHFSAHSQQGKQVIKAELQEEFNLQKDPTIPLFAMISRLAEQKGFVELLEGSPCALEQMLQEHTMQMILIGTGDSAMEIKLRELGEQYENLSVNILFSNKAAHRLEAGADFFLMPSRYEPCGLNQLYSLRYGTLPVARKTGGLADSIIDLDENPIEGTGILFESISARGILEAVERAIHWWEKGPKTLQTIRERCMLWDSSWERSAKAYQTVYRSSLRGK, encoded by the coding sequence ATGAATATTTGTATGGTATCGAGTGAATCTGTCCCTTTCTCAAAATCGGGGGGGCTTGCAGACGTAGTTGGGGCACTATCGGGAGCCCTCGCCATGGTTGGTGAAGAGGTCCGAGTAGTGCTTCCTCTTTATGGGAGTGTTGATAGAACATCCTTCACCGAGTTACCGTTTCAAGGAGAGGTCTCTCTTCTGGGAAGCACGGAAAAAGTTACTTTTTGCGAGACCCATCTTGGAAAGGTAACATATTACTTCGTAGAACACCCTTATTACACGGACAGAAAGGGAATTTATGGAGATACCTCTTTTACTCCGTACCACGACAACCTAAAACGTTTCACTATATTAAATAAGGCTGCCTTATTGCTCTGCAAACTCCTCGAATGGAAAGTCGATATTATGCATTGTCATGATTGGACATGTGGATTCCTTCCCTATCTCCTCTCTTTGCATGATGATCCGTTTTTCCAGAAAACCAAAAGTGTAATGACAATTCACAATCTGGCCTATCAGGGTGAATTCTCTCGTTTGGAGCTACTCAGCACAGACATCACACCTGATGAGAGGATGTTCAGTGGACAGAAGCCAACCAAGCGCACCAATATGTTGAAAACCGGTTTGGAATTTGCCGATCGTATCACTACCGTCAGCCCAACCTATGCGAAAGAAATCCAAAGCAAAGAGTATGGTTGCTTTTTGGATGAACTGCTCACTGAGCGCTCAGACGTCTTGGATGGTATTATCAATGGTATTGATCCAGATGAGTGGAATCCTGAGACAGACCCCTTCATTGAACATCATTTCTCTGCACATTCTCAACAAGGGAAGCAGGTCATCAAAGCAGAATTGCAAGAGGAATTTAATCTACAAAAGGACCCCACCATACCACTTTTTGCCATGATCAGCCGACTTGCCGAACAGAAAGGATTTGTCGAATTACTTGAAGGATCTCCTTGTGCCCTGGAACAGATGTTGCAAGAGCATACTATGCAGATGATCCTCATAGGGACTGGTGACTCTGCGATGGAAATAAAGCTCCGTGAACTTGGGGAGCAATATGAAAATCTCTCAGTGAATATCCTCTTCAGCAACAAGGCAGCCCACCGTCTTGAAGCAGGTGCTGACTTTTTCCTGATGCCCAGCCGTTATGAACCTTGCGGGCTCAACCAACTGTATAGCCTCCGTTATGGCACATTGCCGGTTGCCAGAAAAACAGGAGGTCTAGCCGACAGTATCATTGACCTGGATGAGAATCCAATCGAGGGCACCGGCATTCTCTTTGAGAGTATAAGCGCTCGTGGTATACTTGAGGCAGTTGAAAGGGCAATACATTGGTGGGAGAAGGGTCCAAAAACGCTTCAGACCATTCGAGAACGATGCATGCTTTGGGACAGTTCATGGGAGCGGTCGGCCAAGGCATATCAAACAGTATATAGATCCAGCTTAAGGGGGAAATAA